The DNA window GTAGTGAAAAGCCTATATAGCTAGTTTTTCGTTTAGATCGATAAGTAGTGAGTTCTATTTCCACTATGGTGAAATGCATGTATACTCGTTCTTTATTTGGTATTCAAGCCCATCTGTGACTTGCCTATGACTTCTTTCTACTcttccccaaaccctagccctgTTGTCTGGATTCCCTCTCTCTAGCCAGTCCTATGATTTCTCGATTGACTTTCTATGCCTTAATAGATTGACTTTCTATACCTTACTTAATAGATTTTCCTTTCTATACCTTAAAAGCAGGGCAAGAGGCATAAGCCGCAGAAAGTAATCAAATCGGGGATGAGGTATACCTTAAACTCAAACCATACCGGCAGACATCGATTGCATTGCGTAAGTCTCTCAAGCTGAGCTGTATTACGGGCGGGCTAACAACTGGAATGAAAGAATCAGTTGACTTTACTTCTGCGGAATGGATTTCCTGTTGATGGCGGAGCGAGCGAGACAGCTACTCACTGCTCGTATACGAAAGAGAGGATGGATGGGTTGTTATAAGTAGATAATAACAAAAAGAAATCAAAACCGCCACCCACAAAAAGTATTTCCTTACACAGCCGAGGTCGATAGGAAACTAAGCTATAAGTAAATCTGTGTGCCATCCGTCTAGCTGTGCCCTATCTCTTGCAATCGCTCTTCTGTCAACTGGAAAGTCTCTCCATCGCGAGCTGTCAGCTGTCTGTTAAACACTATAGGTATCTCCTGTTGCAATTAGTATTGGTATACCTGCCTGGTAAACAGGTCAGTCAATCAATCCGTCGGTCTAGGGATAGGTTGGCAAGCTGTTAATCGATATCTGGAATTCTCTCTCAACATTGGTTTTCGACTGGTGAGGAAAATTACTAGCGGAAACTTTTATTATTATCTTTCAAAACATGGGACTTCAGTCACCTTCGAACGGATATTTTTAGATTCTTTTGGCGTAGGCAGAATTCAAAAAACCTGTGTTTCAGCATACCTCATCTCAGAGTTGACCTATGAAAAAGAAAGCTTCTATGAAAACATTCTATATTTCCTTCCTCGATCTGATGCCTTGCCTTACTCGGATTCGCATTCAAAGAAGGTGTTCAGCGAAAAATCAGCACTTGATGCGGCTGAGGAGGTAAAGAGTTCAAAGGTTATTCTAGTGCGTACGGCTGGGACTTCTCTTAGGACCAACATACTCTCATATTCACCTTTGTCCGGTATTTTTCCTTGTAAGTAAACCGACCTCACGAAAAACTTTCTATATATCTTCCGGTTTGAAGCTGAGTCTGAAGCCAGAAGTCCGAGAGAAAGCCCCTGACATACACGGGAAAGGTAGGGGCAATGGGCACAGACCCCCGGACCACCCCCGCGCTCACACCTCACTCTTCTTCCTCGACTGATCCAACGAGTTCAACGATTGGGGAGTTGAAATGATAGCGGATTTGctcttttcttgtttttatAAAATAGAAACTAAATCTTCTCGGTCCATATCCTTGGAAAAGCGACTGATGGTGAAACGTGTAGTCCAATTGGAAGGTGAAAAAAGTGATGCCAAGAGGTCAACTCAACGTGCTTCGTTTGCTTTTTCCTCTCCATGGACTAAGATAAGACTCGTTGTTGGTTGGTTGTAAATCTGGGAATAGTCCAGACTGAGAATAAGCATCATCTCGTTAGCGAAGGAAACTCACTCTAGTAAGATCAGGCAAGGCAGCATATGATCCAAACATTCACTCGCCAGTTGTTTCAATCGCTTCTTTATTTATTCTCAAGTCATCACCGGCAGGTACCGAAAAAATAGTCACTAATGCCCTTCATGATCATAAAAAAAACTATTGTTGCCTCTTTTTGTTTAATCCCATGGCAAATGGCCACTGGCTTGGAAATAGCATGAATGCGCCCTGGTAGCTGCTCGGCCCTAGCTCTTCTCTCCCTTTCCCTTATTACAGATCAGCGGTGTATATACCTCTATTTCCCCACCTAGTTCACTGTGGCAGAGACGTCAAAGCCTCAAGTTGTTAgtagaaaacatgtgctatggAGTGAATAAGTTCGTTCGCAGTGATGTGTAATCTCTTCAAATCGAGAGAAGAGGTGTAAAAAAGAAATGCTTTTAGGCAGGCTTACTTGCTTAGTATGTATTTGTTTATACAATCAAAGACCAAGGTCGTACGGATAGCAATTCTGGACCATAGGCATAGCAGCACATAGGTATTCTCTCTTCTTTCTCAATTCAGGGAGGACACTATCTTAATTCTAGTGAAAAGGCAGAAGCAAGTGAAAGGGCAGCAGTATTATATGAGTTATATAAATAAGGGAAAAATCAAAGTCATGTATGATAGTGGTCAAAAGCCTTCTATAGAAGGGAATAGCAACCTGACTAGAAATGAATAGCTGACTAGCGTACGAACGAGTTGGTCAGGCTATGAATGAAGGCTACTACTCTTCAGGAAGAAGGTACTAATAGCTCGCTCAGAGGTTCAGTCAACCTCCTCACTCTTGGTCTGGCGGGGCATATTAGATATAGTAGTGGTGTTTTGAAAGCTTCTTATTGAGTCTAATACTATAGTAGGTCAGGTACAGCTTGTTATACTTACTAGGGATGATTTTGTGAATCATTGAAAAAGCAATAGTCTTAGTAAGTTTAAGAAAGGAGAATACCAAGGTTGAATCGAAGATAAAAGTAAAGCTGGTCACACCGCCGATGAGTTGTGTAGGAAGGATTGCTTGTCAAGCTCTTGCGGAATTTTGACTTATTATTTTGACTTATGGCTCCTCCTAAAACCCTTTTCTAGATTAGGCGGGGCTCTCTACGAATTACGAGAGAGATCTCCGAAAGTATAAGCGAGACGCTCTTACACCGGAAAGATAGTATAAGCTAGTTCTCACTAGCCGGGCCCTTACTCCTACTACTCACCAGCCGAGCCCTTACTCCCATCTACTACTTCTTATTAAAGCAGCAAGTGCAGAGTTCGCAAGCTAGGAGGAATTGAAAATCCTAACTAAGAAACAATCAATCAGTCCACTAAGTCTGTTAAGTAAGAGTTATACGAAATACTCTGATTCAATGTACGAGTGACTCAATCCCAAAGGTCAATCCAGCCAGCCGATTTTCTACAACAAAGGAGTTCGCCGTGGAAAGATCAAGTCTAATGACAGACACTGGTAATTCTCTCACTGGGCCAGCCACTAGAATCAGTCAATGAAAAAAGCAAGCAAGGAGATGTCCTCACTGGACATTAGACTATCCTATTCGTTAAATCCTTTCTATGTTTCTGAGACCCGGAAACCAGTCAAGTAAGTAGGGATTTCGCCCTGACTTCACTCTTGTGTGTACTACTTTAGGCTCGTAATAGGTCGGTCAAAACAAGTACTTTTGTTTGGGGCTAGGGCATAATTCCTTCCCTCACTTCACTACGACGAGGAAAAGCATTGGACTAGCTATGATATTTGGCTAGATAGAGTGGAATGTGAAACACACCAATGTTGAGTAGGCAATTAGCAAGGAGAAGAAACACTTCTGTCAATCCTGGAGTTCTAATCTCTCTTCCTCACCGCGGGTAATTCGCTGACTTAAGATATGAAAAAGTGTGGAAAATGGGTGGTTGTACTTTCATCGACGATAGGAACAAAGAACTACAACAATAATACCGATCAATAGTATTTCTTTCAATATCTACTGGTGCTTCCATGTCTCATTGGACCGATGCAATTGTGTCTTTTGGTCACTTTATTTTGGTTGAAGATCGCGGAGCCTACTTCATTCAGTCAGACGCTTTTTGACAACAATTTAGAAAAGGTTCGGAAAACACTTCTTGGTGGTTTTCAAGGTCCACCTCCATTCGTGTTTTGACTTCGTTCGTCATCAAAGAGAGATTTATGCTGTGCAGTTGACTCGACCTTGTGCCAATACCATACCTAGCAATAAGAAAGTCACTGGCGGCCTGGTCCGTATTCTGAAATCGTTGAAGAAGTTCTTGGACTTCCTCTTCTGTACATGCCGAAGCGTCGGCAACAAGCCGATTTTTGAGTTCTTCAAAGCGCTCTAACGAACCCACTAAAGAGTTTATTTTACTTGTTGAATCAGCTTTTTTGTCTATATCCCATATATCCACCATATGATCAATGATGTCGTCCGTCGTATTTCCAGGAATATGGAGCGTTTCAACCCGGTCGATTACCAAACCCAATTCTGTTAGTGCTTTTGTTGTTCTCGCTGAATCTTCCTTTGGCTCCGACTGGGCCTCGCCGGAAACCGAAGTCTCATCGTCTTTGACGAAATCTGGTTTGTTCACGGAGGAAAAGGACTCCGGGAAGCTTCGTTCCTACATTCTTCTCTCAAAGGCATTCCTTTTTTTGGATTTGCATTTGACAGTTGGCTGGGAAAACAACAAGAAGGGGCTAAGATCCTCGTTGACAACATGAATTCCTACGCAAGATACCGAATTGGATCCATAATTCATAGATGGGAATTGATGAATCAAAGAAGCAGTAGGAATGGGTCAATGACACTCCCTCCCGATGCTTTGCCAGAAGCTCGTTTTCTAACAAAAAAGGAAACGTTTCCTTTTTTGTTAGAAAACGAGCTCTTTCCTTTCCCTTCCTGACCATGAAACAGGCTAGCGCCTTTTATGAACTCTTATCCAAAATCTCTCATTAATCAAAGTCTGTTCCTTCTACTGCACCTCCTCCGGTTCAGGTCTTTTATGATTGTGACCAATTTCCTGGCCCGTTGGAAGGCCAAAGCAGCCCAAGTGATTGATCTCTCCCCAGAAAAGGAACAAGTTCGGATAATGATGAATAACATGAGTAGGCAATACCATGACTATTTCGATTTCCAAGCGATGACCACTTATGACTCTTTGATTGAAGCAGCCACTCGTATTGAAGATGCTATCTACAATGGGACTCATGGATCACAGGTCAAAGAGGCAGATCCAAAAGGAAAGAAGATAGCCCTGGggggaacaagcaagaacagtGAAGTGAATATCTTGTCTGACGGAAAACCAAAGACACTCAGGACTTTCACTCCGTTCGGCATAACTCTCAGCCGCGCCTTGGAAAATAAGCTTAAGAAGCATGGTGTACTGACGCCTTTTCCCCCATCTCCGCCACCAGATCCTCTTCCTCCTAGGTACAAAGCCAATGCCTACTGCAAGTACCATCAGACAAAAGGCCAAAAGTGTTTAAGGCTTAAACATGACATCCAAGACCTTATTGATTCAGGGAAAATTGAGCCGCCAAGGGCAAACCGTCCTAATGTCACTACTAATCCCCTACCCACTCATGCTGTACTTCCTCCTGCCAATATAAACATGATCGAGCCAACATTGTCGAGTTGGTAGTCTCTGACTCCCTCCTTATTACGCCAGCCGGAGAAAAGGGAGAAACCGATGGTAGAGACATGACTGGAATCCGGGAGACTGACGAGATTGAGCCCCCACCTCAAGTTCATATGCTCTGGTGGGATGATTTCAACGATCAATTCCCAACCCCTCCTATTACTCCCTGAAAGCCCAGCAAGTGATGAATCCTTTACCCTTGCTCATATTCTGGAAAATCTTCCCATGTCATAAACCTTCCATTCAGTATAGGTAAACCATTTAGGGAGAATGGGTTTTTCGGTCTTTCTCACGTGTTTTTTTTCGCTCGTCAAATGTTTACCTATCTTCCGCGGAGAATGGTCGATCGGTTTTCTTCTTTTAAAGAACTTTGTAAATGAATGATCCAGAGAAAAGACAGAGAGATATTGACTTTTTTCACATCTGTAACTACATTCTATTCTcacattatttatttatttatctttttatgCGATCGGAAAACGAATGAGATCAGAAAGATAGGCGGACGACTTGACGATAAGGTCGGATGTTTCCGTGAGCAGTAAGCAGCGGATCTCCCCTTTTTTTGGGGAAAGCTGGTGGCCCTTTTGGCGTGTTAATTCTTTCGACGGGGCGGCCTTCTTCGTTCGGTAGATCTGGTCGAGGTGGTTTTCGTTTACCAGCGCGTAGGTGGTTTAAGTTCCTATGACCGAGTCTTTCTGGCCCCTGTGAACATATTTTCTTAATGTATTAAAGAGGGCCTCTCTAACCGGTGAAAAGTGGTAGGTGTCCACTAACGGCTATTCCTGGCTCGGCTCCGATAACGCAATTCCGGGAGGAGTCGGTAGTTGGGCACTGGATCCCTTCGGACCTGGAGAACGTGTGACACTGGGTCGGGGTTTGGTGAACCAACAGGTCGCTCCTTTAGTTGAAGTATCGGGCCCCTTTTTCGTTGCCTAGGTTACACCTTCGGAATACCCCAGACGGGGATTTCGCTCTATTCCCCCCAATCTTCACTTTACGCCACGCCGACTCTCCGTCGTGGAATTAGACCAAGGGTCGAAGACCCATACCATAGGACCCCGTCTCCCGTATCTTATCTTTCGCACGTAGGAGATCGAGACACAGCCTTAGGGCTATGGGGAAAGTAGATCGATTGCCCAAGAATTACAACTACATAGAGGGTCTCTACAAGTCTATAAAGAAGTTTCCAAAAATTGATCGGTAGTAGTCCGGTCGCACCCGAACAATAATATTCCAGAGGGAAATGCACCTAAGATCAAATATTTTGAGCCGGCTTCCGTGGAAAATTCAGACTTTCTTTTTGATGCTGCGATCACATAAAAACATAAACTTTGAAGCTCAATAGCTAAATACATGGCAATTAAATCATGAGCCGGGATCATTAAGAGCATACTGCGAGTAGGAAGTGGAATTAATACAATGAATTCAAAAGCATCAAACCTCTCTTTTTCGAAAGAATCGAAACACATCGAAATGGTACCAGCCGTACTTAATAATAGAAGGATTTGGCAGAAATATGTAAAATTGTCCCTCCTAAAAAAATGATTCCAGAATAAATGGGCAATAGTTAGGAGAGGTGCGCCAGCGGCGAGCAGAAGCAAGGTTATTAGATACCGAAGGAAAGCCCGGCCAGAACCACACGTGCAAGTTTCCCTGCATGTGGCTCGTCCGTGATAACTTCTTCGGATTTGCGTGAACTAGCGGACCGATCACTAAGTGGTTAGTACCTCCAGCATGAGCGAACCTTTTCTGAACTGGTTAGGAATGGGCGCCACTATCCCAGCCCGGATCCAGCCGGGTTCTATTGATCATGCCCCCTTCCCAACAGTTGTACCTTGTCTTGGGGCGTCTTTCTTTGGCTTTACTATCAAGCCCGCCGGAAAAATCAAAGTCTTTCTCTTCCCGTCCCGGGTCATGGTGAGGCGAAGGTGCGTCCACAGAAGAGGAAATCGCAATGCATCTTGCTCAGCAGGCGTAGCTTGGAGTGGGAGTGTTGCGGGAGTAAGGTAAGGAAAGTGGCCTAAGAGAGGAAGCCAAACAAACCAACCTGGGCCTTTTGAGCGCTGCTAAGCTAATATGCgccagagaaagaaaaggaggtaACTATTCGGTCCGGAGCATTGATTCCCCATAACGAATAGGCTAACTCTATCTCTCAATTGCCTATCCTGTGCTCGAGAAGGTCCCCCAGTTCCTCGGCAGCACCTTGAAGTGCATTTAGTTGTATAACTTTAGACTGGGGATATTCCCCACTCCATGGCATCTTTCGCTCATCCATTCAGCCCGCCCGCCCAGACGCGGCGCCCTTTCGCATTATCATCTACCGCCCTTTCTTTCCTCCCGTCCCTTCACGCATGAAGATCGTCGTATGTATGTTCGACTTCGGTTGCCGGTGCAATAGAATTGGCGGGAGTATATTATGGCAGGATCAGTCACCTGGGCAAACCAACCCTCCTCCGAGAAGAATTGTGCTATGCCCCCCCCCGATATCCCTATAGAGCGAAAGAGCTGCCTGGTGATCCCTAGGTTGCAGCACGTCCGGTCGTTAACTCCTCGCTAGCTGCCGCCGTTTCTAGGACCGACCGACGCCTCACCTGCATGCACAGGTACCTACGTAGTGTAGTGTCGGTCGCACATTCATAATAGCGTTCGGACTCATGTGCCTTCCTGAACCAGGGGAGTTCCCTTGCTCCTGCTGCGTACGATTAGCCAGCCTTGCGGCGGCAAAAGGATTAGGACGTCCCCCCATGCTAAGGTTCCCTGCGGTCCGGCCGCATTAGGTTAGGGAGCTGGGCGATAATAGCTCCTCCGCATCCCAAGCGCGCTGCCCTCCTAGGCGCGCAACACTAAGTAATCCAAGCCAACCCACATTACTAACTAACGGTGGATAATCATCTTTCTTAGAGGTACTAAATACAACTCCATGAATGAGCAAAATGAAGGTTGCGTTAATGAGAAAGATCTCTGGGGAAACCGCTAAAAAAAGATTGAACATGTGGTTCCGAGTTTCGATAACTTCTTCTGCTTTCATTTCCTCTCCTCCGTCTGCAAAATCACTGAGTTAATTCAAAAGTCCTGTTAGGTCACATAAAGGTGCTTGTTGCTTTTAAAGTATGATAAAGTGGTTTTTAAACTGTCTAAGAGACTGATCACGCCTGGTCATTTGCAGATCCAAGCGGCATATCATTAATATGAATATTCTTATCCCTCTGTCGATCTTCCCATTGGAAGATTAGTTGCGCATGTTGGAATTCAGCTCTTTCGAGCCTTGCTTTTTCTTGTTCCATTGCTTGACACAACCATCTCCGTTCCGCTTCTATCCACGTCCTTTTCGCGCTTTGGGCCTCCAGGAAATCACGGTTGTGCGACTCTGAAAAAAAAACGGATCCTCCCTCATTCTCCCGCAGATCCTGATAAGCTGCCTGGAGAATGGAGAAATTATCAGTGGAACGAAGAAAATCTAAATAGGAACGAAGCGCCCCCTCCAAAAGGTAGGGCTCGACGGGAAGTACGGCTTCGTTCCTCGCGTACTGTGAAATAAACTCCTGAATTAGATCAAGCCTCAAACTTGATGTCCTTTCTTCCATTAGGAAGAGCCTTAGCCGCCCAGGTATGTCCTCCAGAGGGGTGTTGTGATTCAGCTCCTGCTGAATGAACGCAACCCACTCCGGATCCTGCTCGTAAAGGCTCAGATAGAAGTTTAGCCCTTCTAAATGAGCTAGAGCCTGTGGGTTTTGAATCTCTGGCGGTAGAGATATAAGAAATGAGGAGCAACAAGTCAGATGGGCTAAAACCTGTCCTACGGGGAGGATAAGTCGAAAAAAGACTATAAAAGCAAAAATGAAAATTTGTAAAAAGGGAATGAATtttaataaaacaaaaaaaagagaggaggagaCACATTGGAACTTAGCTTTTTtaataacaaaagaaaaaagaatgacaCTAGTAGCAATGAACAATGGAATGACACTAGGAAAAATGGTCAGAATAATTTCTAGAAATGAAGGATGATTTCGCGCCACGGAATGAATCGAAGAACTGAGGACGTTTCCAATACCGACAGCAGCTCCCGCTAAAGCAATTGTAGCAGCTCCGGCACCTATTGATTTAGCTCCTTCTAACATGTCGAGTCGCGACATGACATTGTTTCACGCTTTTCCTTCGCTACTAGAAA is part of the Setaria viridis unplaced genomic scaffold, Setaria_viridis_v4.0 scaffold_308, whole genome shotgun sequence genome and encodes:
- the LOC140221563 gene encoding uncharacterized protein — translated: MSRLDMLEGAKSIGAGAATIALAGAAVGIGNVLSSSIHSVARNHPSFLEIILTIFPSVIPLFIATSVILFSFVIKKAKFQCVSSSLFFVLLKFIPFLQIFIFAFIVFFRLILPVGQVLAHLTCCSSFLISLPPEIQNPQALAHLEGLNFYLSLYEQDPEWVAFIQQELNHNTPLEDIPGRLRLFLMEERTSSLRLDLIQEFISQYARNEAVLPVEPYLLEGALRSYLDFLRSTDNFSILQAAYQDLRENEGGSVFFSESHNRDFLEAQSAKRTWIEAERRWLCQAMEQEKARLERAEFQHAQLIFQWEDRQRDKNIHINDMPLGSANDQA